The Mycobacterium paragordonae genome includes a region encoding these proteins:
- a CDS encoding acyl-CoA dehydrogenase, which translates to MSHYKSNVRDQEFNLFEVLGVDKALGQGEFSDLDADTGREILAEVARLAEGPVADSFIEGDRNPPTFDPKTFSVTLPESFKKSVNAVIDAGWDKAGLDEALGGMPMPKALMWAINEHILGSNPAVWMYAGGAGFAQILYHLGTEEQRKWAVLAAERRWGSTMVLTEPDAGSDVGAGRTKAVQQEDGTWHIDGVKRFITSGDSGDLFENIFHLVLARPEGAGPGTKGLSLFFVPKFLFDPETGEPGERNGVYVTNVEHKMGLKVSATCELSLGQHDKPAIGWLVGEVHDGIAQMFEVIEQARMMVGTKAIATLSTGYLNALEYAKSRVQGADLTQMTDKTAPRVTITHHPDVRRSLMTQKAYAEGLRALYLYTATYQDAPVAEALHGVTPELAAKINDLLLPIVKGVGSEQAYAKLTESLQTFGGSGFLQDYPVEQYIRDAKIDSLYEGTTAIQAQDFFFRKIVRDKGVALAHVSGEIQQFVDSESGNGRLKTERALLAKALTDVQAMAASLTGYLMAAQEDVTSLYKVGLGSVRFLMSVGDLVIGWLLQRQAAVAIEALDAGATGAERSFYEGKIAVASFFAKNFLPLLTSTREVIETLDNEIMELDEAAF; encoded by the coding sequence GTGAGCCACTACAAGAGCAACGTTCGTGACCAGGAATTCAACCTGTTCGAGGTGCTGGGTGTCGACAAGGCGTTAGGCCAGGGCGAGTTCAGCGATCTGGACGCCGACACCGGCCGCGAGATTCTCGCGGAGGTAGCCCGGCTGGCCGAAGGGCCCGTCGCCGATTCGTTCATCGAAGGTGACCGCAACCCGCCGACCTTCGACCCCAAGACTTTCTCGGTGACCCTGCCGGAGTCGTTCAAGAAGTCCGTCAACGCGGTGATCGACGCCGGCTGGGACAAGGCAGGTCTCGACGAGGCACTCGGCGGCATGCCGATGCCCAAGGCGCTGATGTGGGCCATCAACGAGCACATTCTCGGCTCCAACCCGGCAGTGTGGATGTACGCCGGTGGCGCCGGTTTCGCTCAGATCCTCTACCACCTCGGTACCGAGGAGCAGCGGAAGTGGGCCGTGCTGGCCGCCGAGCGCCGCTGGGGCTCGACCATGGTGCTCACCGAGCCGGACGCCGGTTCGGACGTGGGCGCCGGCCGCACCAAGGCCGTCCAGCAGGAGGACGGCACCTGGCACATCGACGGCGTCAAGCGCTTCATCACCTCGGGTGACTCCGGTGACCTGTTCGAGAACATCTTCCACCTGGTCCTGGCCCGCCCGGAGGGCGCCGGTCCCGGCACCAAGGGGCTGTCGCTGTTCTTCGTGCCCAAGTTCCTGTTCGACCCCGAAACCGGCGAGCCGGGCGAGCGCAACGGCGTGTACGTGACCAACGTCGAGCACAAGATGGGCCTGAAGGTTTCGGCCACCTGTGAGTTGTCCCTCGGCCAGCACGACAAGCCCGCCATCGGCTGGCTGGTCGGCGAGGTGCACGACGGCATCGCGCAGATGTTCGAGGTCATCGAGCAGGCCCGGATGATGGTCGGCACCAAGGCCATCGCCACCCTGTCCACGGGTTACCTGAACGCGCTGGAATACGCCAAGTCCCGCGTCCAGGGCGCCGACCTGACCCAGATGACCGACAAGACGGCGCCGCGCGTGACCATCACGCACCACCCCGACGTCCGCCGGTCGCTGATGACGCAGAAGGCCTACGCCGAGGGCCTGCGGGCGCTGTACCTGTACACCGCGACCTACCAGGACGCGCCGGTGGCCGAGGCGCTGCACGGGGTCACCCCCGAGCTGGCCGCCAAGATCAACGACCTGCTGCTGCCGATCGTCAAGGGTGTCGGCTCCGAGCAGGCCTACGCCAAGCTCACCGAGAGCCTGCAGACCTTCGGTGGGTCCGGCTTCCTGCAGGACTACCCGGTCGAGCAGTACATCCGGGACGCCAAGATCGACTCCCTCTACGAGGGCACCACAGCCATCCAGGCGCAGGACTTCTTCTTCCGCAAGATCGTCCGCGACAAGGGTGTGGCACTGGCGCACGTGTCGGGTGAGATCCAGCAGTTCGTCGACAGCGAGTCCGGCAACGGGCGGCTCAAGACGGAGCGGGCTCTGCTCGCCAAGGCGCTCACCGACGTCCAGGCGATGGCCGCCTCGCTGACCGGCTACCTGATGGCCGCGCAGGAGGACGTCACCAGCCTGTACAAGGTGGGCCTGGGTTCGGTGCGGTTCCTGATGAGCGTCGGCGACCTGGTCATCGGCTGGTTGCTGCAGCGTCAGGCCGCCGTGGCGATCGAGGCCCTGGACGCCGGTGCCACCGGCGCCGAGCGGTCCTTCTACGAGGGCAAGATCGCGGTCGCGTCGTTCTTCGCGAAGAACTTCCTGCCGCTGTTGACCAGCACCCGCGAGGTGATCGAGACCCTGGACAACGAGATCATGGAGCTCGACGAAGCCGCCTTCTGA
- a CDS encoding isopenicillin N synthase family dioxygenase, with the protein MMEPMINVGSVTTLPIVDLNADSDRLRAGLRRAAHEMGFFYLVGHDVPAALVTSVLDAARRLFALPQADKDAIAMVRSPHFRGYTRLGGELTRGEVDWREQIDIGPERPPGGGPGRPDYLWLQGPNQWPAAMPELPGIVAEWDAALSRVSRTLLRHWAASLGSPPDVFDAAFADRPATLIKIIRYPAAAASPQGVGAHKDSGVLTLLLPEPGSRGLQVRRSPGQGWVDVAPLDGAFVVNIGELLELTTGGYLRATEHRVDLSGATADRISVPYFFNPALDAQLPVLELPAALARQARRVPDPADPIHSVYGRNAWKSRVRAHPDVAAAHGYAPGRLESENPVLGSRSE; encoded by the coding sequence ATGATGGAGCCGATGATAAATGTGGGGAGCGTCACGACCCTTCCGATAGTGGATCTGAACGCCGATTCCGACCGGCTGCGCGCCGGTCTGCGCCGGGCCGCACACGAAATGGGCTTCTTCTATCTGGTCGGCCACGACGTGCCCGCCGCCCTGGTGACCAGCGTGCTGGACGCGGCGCGGCGCCTGTTTGCGCTCCCGCAGGCGGACAAGGACGCGATCGCGATGGTGCGCAGCCCGCATTTCCGCGGCTACACCCGACTGGGTGGCGAGCTGACCCGCGGCGAAGTGGACTGGCGCGAGCAGATCGACATCGGCCCCGAGCGCCCACCCGGCGGCGGGCCCGGCCGGCCCGACTACCTGTGGCTGCAGGGCCCCAACCAGTGGCCGGCGGCGATGCCGGAGCTGCCGGGCATCGTCGCCGAGTGGGATGCCGCGTTGTCCCGGGTGTCCCGCACCCTGTTGCGGCACTGGGCGGCCTCCCTCGGCAGCCCGCCGGACGTCTTCGACGCCGCTTTCGCCGACCGGCCCGCGACCCTGATCAAGATCATCCGGTACCCGGCGGCAGCCGCCTCGCCGCAGGGTGTCGGCGCTCACAAGGACTCCGGAGTGCTCACCCTGCTGCTGCCCGAGCCGGGAAGCCGGGGCCTGCAGGTGCGAAGGTCTCCGGGACAGGGCTGGGTCGACGTCGCGCCGCTGGACGGTGCGTTCGTGGTCAACATCGGTGAGTTGCTCGAACTCACGACCGGCGGCTACCTGCGCGCCACCGAGCATCGGGTGGACCTGTCCGGAGCCACGGCCGACCGGATCTCGGTGCCGTACTTCTTCAACCCCGCGCTGGATGCCCAGCTACCGGTGCTTGAGCTGCCCGCCGCGCTGGCCCGCCAGGCCCGCCGGGTGCCGGACCCCGCCGACCCGATTCACTCCGTTTACGGCCGCAATGCCTGGAAGAGCAGGGTGCGTGCGCATCCGGATGTGGCTGCCGCCCACGGATACGCGCCCGGTAGGCTCGAAAGCGAGAATCCCGTTCTCGGCTCGAGGAGCGAATAG
- a CDS encoding flavin reductase family protein has protein sequence MNSDNKNLTPLSLREAFGHFPTGVVAIAAHVNGKREGLAASTFVPVSLEPPLVSFCVQNTSTTWPKLKDAPMLGISVLGEAHDAAARTLAAKTGDRFAGLETELRDSGAVFIRGTALWLESAIEQLIPAGDHTIVVLRVSEVTVDAEVAPIVFHRSVFRRLGV, from the coding sequence GTGAACTCCGACAACAAGAACTTGACGCCGCTGTCGCTGCGTGAGGCTTTCGGCCATTTCCCCACCGGCGTCGTCGCAATCGCGGCGCATGTGAACGGGAAACGCGAAGGCCTCGCCGCCAGTACCTTCGTTCCGGTGTCGCTGGAGCCCCCGCTGGTGTCCTTCTGCGTGCAGAACACGTCCACCACCTGGCCCAAGCTCAAGGACGCGCCGATGTTGGGGATCAGCGTGCTCGGCGAGGCGCACGACGCGGCCGCGCGCACCCTGGCCGCCAAAACGGGCGACCGGTTCGCCGGGCTGGAGACGGAATTGCGGGACTCCGGAGCCGTTTTCATCCGGGGCACCGCGCTATGGCTGGAAAGTGCGATCGAGCAACTGATTCCGGCGGGCGACCACACCATTGTCGTGCTGCGGGTCAGTGAAGTCACCGTCGACGCCGAGGTCGCCCCGATCGTGTTCCACCGCAGCGTCTTTCGCCGCCTGGGTGTCTGA
- a CDS encoding succinate dehydrogenase/fumarate reductase iron-sulfur subunit, with the protein MAYNASMRVWRGDESGGGLEEFTVEVNEGEVVLDVIHRLQQTQTPDLAVRWNCKAGKCGSCSAEINGKPRLMCMTRMSTFEENEVVTVTPIRTFPVIRDLVTDVSFNYEKAREIPSFTPPKELQPGEYRMAQVDVQRSQEFRKCIECFLCQNVCHVIRDHDENKEAFAGPRFLMRIAELDMHPLDTVDRQKQAQEEHGLGYCNITKCCTEVCPEHIKITDNALIPMKERVADRKYDPVVWLGNKLFRR; encoded by the coding sequence ATGGCGTACAACGCGAGCATGCGGGTCTGGCGCGGCGACGAAAGTGGCGGCGGGCTCGAAGAATTCACCGTCGAGGTCAACGAGGGTGAGGTCGTCCTCGACGTCATCCACCGCCTGCAGCAGACGCAGACGCCCGATCTGGCGGTGCGCTGGAACTGCAAGGCGGGCAAGTGCGGATCGTGCTCGGCGGAGATCAACGGCAAGCCGCGCCTGATGTGCATGACGCGGATGTCGACGTTCGAGGAGAACGAGGTCGTCACCGTCACCCCGATCCGCACCTTCCCGGTGATCCGCGACCTGGTGACCGACGTGTCGTTCAACTACGAAAAGGCGCGCGAGATCCCGTCGTTCACCCCGCCGAAGGAGTTGCAGCCGGGCGAGTACCGGATGGCCCAGGTGGATGTCCAGCGTTCGCAGGAATTCCGCAAGTGCATCGAATGCTTCCTGTGCCAGAACGTCTGTCACGTCATCCGTGACCACGACGAGAACAAAGAGGCATTCGCCGGTCCGCGTTTCCTGATGCGGATCGCCGAGCTCGACATGCACCCGCTGGACACGGTGGACCGGCAGAAACAGGCTCAGGAAGAGCACGGGCTGGGGTACTGCAACATCACCAAGTGCTGCACCGAGGTCTGCCCCGAGCACATCAAGATCACCGACAATGCGCTGATCCCGATGAAAGAGCGGGTCGCCGACCGCAAGTACGACCCGGTCGTGTGGCTGGGTAACAAGCTGTTCAGGCGTTAA
- a CDS encoding fumarate reductase/succinate dehydrogenase flavoprotein subunit, translating into MVEVERHAYDVVVIGAGGAGLRAVIEARERGLKVAVVTKSLFGKAHTVMAEGGCAASMGNANPKDNWQTHFGDTMRGGKFLNNWRMAELHAKEAPDRVWELETYGALFDRTKDGRISQRNFGGHTYPRLAHVGDRTGLELIRTMQQKIVSLQQEDFAEFGDYEARIRVFAECTVTELLKDGDAIAGAFGYWRESGNFVLFEAPAVVLATGGIGKSFKVTSNSWEYTGDGHALALRAGATLINMEFVQFHPTGMVWPPSVKGILVTEGVRGDGGVLKNSEGTRFMFGYIPPVFKGQYAEDEQEADQWLKDNDSARRTPDLLPRDEVARAINSEVKAGRGTPHGGVYLDIASRLTPAEIKRRLPSMYHQFMELAEVDITKEPMEVGPTCHYVMGGVEVDADTGAAKVPGLFAAGECSGGMHGSNRLGGNSLSDLLVFGRRAGLGAADYVRALSSRPTVSEDALRDAEQFALKPFTGPTDGSAPENPYALQMDLQHVMNDLVGIIRKEEEITRALKLLKELWSRYQHVQVEGGRQYNPGWNLAIDLRNMLMVSECVAKAALTRTESRGGHTRDDHPSMDSSWRNTLLVCKEASQDEAETTGDHITITRQEQVPMRPDLLELFKVSELEKYYTNEELAEHPERRA; encoded by the coding sequence ATGGTTGAGGTCGAACGGCACGCCTACGACGTAGTCGTCATCGGTGCCGGCGGCGCAGGGTTACGCGCAGTCATCGAAGCGCGCGAGCGCGGCCTGAAGGTCGCCGTGGTAACCAAATCCCTGTTCGGCAAAGCCCATACGGTGATGGCCGAGGGTGGCTGCGCGGCGTCCATGGGTAACGCCAACCCGAAGGACAACTGGCAGACCCACTTCGGCGACACCATGCGGGGTGGCAAGTTCCTCAACAACTGGCGGATGGCCGAGCTGCACGCCAAGGAGGCACCGGACCGCGTCTGGGAGCTGGAGACCTACGGCGCGCTGTTCGACCGCACCAAAGACGGCCGGATCAGCCAGCGCAACTTCGGCGGACACACCTATCCGCGACTCGCGCACGTCGGTGACCGCACCGGCCTGGAGCTGATCCGCACCATGCAGCAGAAGATCGTCTCGCTGCAGCAGGAGGACTTCGCCGAGTTCGGTGACTACGAGGCCCGGATCCGGGTGTTCGCCGAGTGCACGGTCACCGAGCTGCTGAAGGACGGTGACGCGATCGCCGGGGCGTTCGGCTACTGGCGGGAGAGCGGCAACTTCGTCCTGTTCGAGGCGCCGGCGGTGGTGCTGGCCACCGGCGGCATCGGCAAGTCGTTCAAGGTCACCTCCAACTCCTGGGAGTACACCGGCGACGGCCACGCGCTGGCCCTGCGCGCCGGTGCGACGTTGATCAACATGGAGTTCGTCCAGTTCCACCCGACGGGCATGGTGTGGCCGCCGAGTGTGAAGGGGATTCTGGTCACCGAAGGTGTCCGGGGCGACGGCGGAGTGCTCAAGAACTCCGAAGGCACACGGTTCATGTTCGGCTACATCCCGCCGGTCTTCAAAGGCCAGTACGCCGAAGACGAGCAAGAGGCCGACCAGTGGCTCAAGGACAACGACTCGGCCCGTCGTACCCCGGACCTGCTGCCCCGCGACGAGGTGGCGCGCGCCATCAACTCGGAGGTCAAGGCCGGCCGTGGCACCCCGCACGGCGGGGTCTACCTGGACATCGCGTCCCGGCTGACCCCGGCGGAGATCAAGCGCCGGTTGCCGTCGATGTACCACCAGTTCATGGAGCTGGCCGAGGTCGACATCACCAAGGAGCCGATGGAGGTCGGCCCCACCTGTCACTACGTGATGGGTGGTGTCGAGGTCGACGCCGACACCGGCGCGGCCAAGGTGCCCGGCCTGTTCGCCGCGGGTGAATGCTCCGGCGGCATGCACGGCTCGAACCGGCTGGGCGGCAACTCGCTGTCCGACCTGCTGGTCTTCGGCCGGCGCGCCGGACTGGGCGCCGCCGACTACGTGCGCGCCCTGAGTAGCCGTCCGACGGTCTCCGAGGACGCACTCAGGGACGCCGAGCAGTTCGCCCTCAAGCCGTTCACGGGTCCCACCGACGGCTCGGCCCCGGAGAATCCCTATGCGCTGCAGATGGATCTGCAGCACGTGATGAACGACCTGGTCGGCATCATCCGCAAAGAGGAAGAGATCACCCGGGCGCTGAAGCTGCTCAAGGAGCTCTGGTCGCGGTACCAGCACGTGCAGGTCGAAGGCGGACGGCAGTACAACCCGGGCTGGAACCTGGCGATCGACCTGCGCAACATGCTGATGGTCAGCGAATGCGTGGCCAAGGCGGCGCTCACCCGCACCGAGAGCCGCGGCGGGCACACCCGCGATGACCACCCGAGCATGGATTCCAGCTGGCGCAACACGTTGCTGGTGTGCAAAGAGGCCTCCCAGGATGAGGCCGAAACCACCGGGGACCACATCACCATCACCCGTCAGGAGCAGGTCCCGATGCGGCCCGACTTGCTGGAGCTCTTCAAGGTCTCCGAATTGGAGAAGTACTACACCAACGAAGAGCTGGCCGAGCACCCGGAACGGAGAGCGTAA
- a CDS encoding isocitrate lyase/PEP mutase family protein: MPLELAEQARVLLQLHRPGDPVVLPTVWDAWSAKLAADAGFAALTVGSHPLADSVGKPDSEGMSFDDVQARVAQITAAVDLPVSVDIESGYGQPAPRLIEGLLGVGAVGLNIEDTVHSEGGRLRSSAEHAELVSQLRSAADAAGVHVVINARTDVFLRQEGDAASRVDLAVARLTEAAQAGADVLYPVGRHDSETLRRLATELPLPVNAIAMPDQDDPASFAPLGVARISFGPFLQYALSARANELLARWR; encoded by the coding sequence ATGCCGCTGGAACTGGCCGAACAAGCCCGGGTGTTGCTGCAACTTCACCGACCGGGGGATCCGGTCGTGTTGCCCACGGTGTGGGATGCCTGGTCGGCGAAGTTGGCCGCGGATGCCGGATTCGCGGCGCTCACGGTCGGTAGTCACCCGCTCGCGGACTCCGTAGGCAAACCCGACAGCGAGGGCATGTCGTTCGACGACGTGCAGGCGCGAGTCGCGCAGATAACCGCGGCGGTCGACCTGCCGGTCTCGGTCGACATCGAGTCGGGCTACGGACAGCCCGCACCCCGCCTCATCGAGGGCCTGCTGGGGGTCGGTGCTGTCGGACTCAACATCGAAGACACCGTGCACTCCGAAGGCGGGCGGCTGCGGTCCTCGGCCGAACATGCCGAACTGGTGAGCCAGTTGCGCTCGGCCGCCGACGCGGCCGGGGTTCACGTCGTGATCAACGCCCGCACCGATGTGTTCCTGCGCCAGGAAGGGGACGCCGCGAGCCGGGTCGACCTGGCGGTGGCGCGGCTCACCGAAGCGGCCCAGGCGGGGGCCGACGTGCTGTACCCGGTGGGTCGCCATGATTCGGAGACGTTGCGGCGCTTGGCAACTGAGTTGCCGTTGCCGGTCAACGCGATCGCGATGCCGGACCAGGACGACCCGGCGTCGTTCGCCCCGCTCGGGGTGGCGCGGATCAGCTTCGGCCCGTTCCTGCAATACGCGCTGTCGGCCCGGGCGAACGAACTGCTCGCCCGCTGGCGCTGA
- a CDS encoding Hsp20/alpha crystallin family protein codes for MSNLALWSRPAWDTDRWLRDFFGPASADWVKSATSGFNPAAEILKEGDDAVVRLELPGIDVEKDVNVEVDKGRLVIHGEHRDEHAEEEHGRTLREIRYGSFRRSFQLPAHVTGEAIAASYDAGVLTVRVTGAYAGAQPQRIAITK; via the coding sequence ATGAGCAATCTCGCCTTGTGGTCGCGTCCGGCGTGGGACACCGACCGATGGTTGCGGGACTTTTTCGGTCCGGCATCCGCCGACTGGGTCAAGTCTGCTACCAGCGGATTTAACCCGGCAGCCGAGATTTTGAAGGAAGGCGATGACGCGGTAGTCCGGTTGGAACTGCCGGGCATCGATGTCGAGAAGGACGTCAACGTCGAGGTGGACAAGGGCCGCCTGGTCATCCATGGCGAACACCGCGACGAACACGCGGAAGAGGAACACGGCCGCACGCTGCGGGAGATCCGGTACGGGTCGTTCCGCCGGTCGTTCCAGCTTCCGGCGCACGTCACCGGCGAGGCCATCGCGGCGTCGTACGACGCGGGCGTGCTGACCGTGCGGGTCACCGGCGCCTACGCCGGGGCGCAGCCGCAGCGCATCGCCATCACCAAATAG
- the nirB gene encoding nitrite reductase large subunit NirB has protein sequence MSSAGSTPARAAARRVVVVGHGMVGHRFVEALRARDTNGAWRITVLAEEADAAYDRVGLTSYTETWDRSLLALPGNDYAGDPHVQLLLNTRVTEIDRAAKTAVTSDGRVHDYDALVLATGSYAFVPPVTGHDLPSCHVYRTLDDLDAIRTGAQRAVESGSGRAGVVIGGGLLGLEAANALRQFGLPTHVVEMMPRLMAQQIDEAGGALLARMIGDLGIDIHVGTGTESIDSVAHSDGSESLTVRLSDGRVIDAGVVIFAAGIRPRDELARAAGLDIAPRGGVLTDLACRTSDSDIYAVGEVAAIEGRCYGLVGPGYTSAEVVADRLVDGTAEFPEADLSTKLKLLGVDVASFGDAMGSTENCLEVVINDAVNRTYAKLVLSDDARTLLGGVLVGDASAYGVLRPMVGSELPGDPLALIAPAGSAGAAGALGIGALPDSAQICSCNNVSKGDLKCAIADGCADVPALKSRTAAGTSCGSCVPLLKQLLEAEGVAQSKALCEHFGQSRAELFQIISATEIRTFSGLLERFGRGKGCDICKPVVASILASTGSDHILEGEQASLQDSNDHFLANIQRNGSYSVVPRVPGGDIKPEHLILIGQIAQDFGLYTKITGGQRIDMFGARVDQLPAIWKRLVDAGMESGHAYGKALRTVKSCVGSDWCRYGQQDSVQLAIDLELRYRGLRAPHKIKLGVSGCARECAEARGKDVGVIATEQGWNLYVGGNGGMTPKHAQLLAGDLDTATLVRYIDRFLMYYIRTADRLQRTAPWVESLGLDHVREVVCDDSLGLAGEFEAAIERHVANYECEWKGVLEDPDKLSRFVSFVNAPGAVDPTVTFTERSGRKVPVPIGIPRVRG, from the coding sequence ATGTCCTCTGCCGGAAGTACTCCCGCGCGCGCTGCTGCCCGGCGCGTCGTCGTGGTCGGCCACGGCATGGTTGGCCATCGGTTCGTCGAGGCGCTACGCGCCCGAGACACCAACGGGGCGTGGCGAATCACTGTGCTGGCCGAAGAGGCCGATGCCGCTTACGACCGCGTCGGCCTGACCTCATACACCGAGACCTGGGACCGCAGCCTGCTGGCCCTGCCCGGCAACGACTATGCCGGCGACCCCCACGTGCAACTGCTGCTGAACACCCGCGTCACCGAAATCGACCGTGCGGCAAAGACAGCCGTCACCTCCGACGGCCGGGTCCACGATTACGACGCCCTGGTGCTGGCGACCGGGTCCTATGCCTTCGTCCCTCCGGTCACCGGCCACGACCTGCCTTCCTGCCACGTGTACCGGACCCTCGACGACCTCGACGCCATCCGCACCGGCGCGCAGCGCGCGGTCGAGTCCGGTAGCGGCCGGGCCGGCGTGGTCATCGGCGGCGGTCTGCTGGGCCTGGAGGCGGCGAACGCGTTGCGCCAGTTCGGTTTACCGACGCACGTGGTCGAGATGATGCCGCGGCTGATGGCTCAGCAGATCGACGAGGCCGGCGGCGCTCTGCTGGCCCGGATGATCGGCGATCTCGGGATCGACATCCACGTCGGAACCGGCACCGAATCGATTGATTCCGTTGCGCATTCGGACGGCTCCGAATCGCTGACGGTGCGGCTCTCCGATGGCCGGGTGATCGATGCCGGTGTGGTGATCTTCGCCGCCGGCATCCGGCCCCGCGACGAATTGGCCCGGGCCGCCGGGCTGGACATCGCTCCGCGCGGCGGCGTCCTCACCGACTTGGCCTGCCGCACCAGCGATTCCGACATCTACGCGGTGGGCGAGGTAGCCGCCATCGAGGGCCGGTGCTACGGCCTGGTGGGACCGGGCTACACCAGCGCCGAGGTGGTGGCCGACCGGCTGGTCGACGGCACCGCGGAATTTCCCGAGGCGGATCTGTCCACCAAGCTCAAGCTGCTCGGCGTCGACGTCGCCAGCTTCGGAGATGCGATGGGCAGCACGGAGAACTGCCTCGAAGTCGTCATCAACGACGCAGTGAACCGCACCTACGCCAAGCTGGTGCTCTCCGACGATGCCAGGACGTTGCTCGGCGGCGTGTTGGTGGGCGACGCGTCGGCGTACGGGGTGCTGCGTCCGATGGTCGGCAGCGAGCTGCCCGGTGACCCGTTGGCGCTCATCGCACCCGCCGGGTCGGCCGGTGCCGCCGGTGCTCTGGGCATTGGGGCACTGCCGGATTCGGCCCAGATCTGCTCCTGCAACAACGTCAGCAAGGGCGACCTGAAGTGCGCCATCGCCGACGGCTGCGCCGACGTCCCGGCGCTGAAGTCCCGCACCGCCGCCGGCACCTCGTGCGGCTCGTGCGTTCCGTTGCTCAAGCAACTGCTGGAAGCCGAGGGCGTGGCGCAGTCCAAGGCGCTGTGCGAGCACTTCGGGCAGTCGCGGGCGGAGTTGTTCCAGATCATCTCGGCCACCGAGATCCGCACCTTCTCCGGTCTGCTGGAGCGCTTCGGCCGTGGAAAGGGTTGCGACATCTGCAAACCCGTCGTCGCGTCCATCCTGGCCTCCACCGGATCCGACCACATCCTGGAAGGCGAGCAGGCCTCGCTGCAGGATTCCAACGACCACTTCCTGGCCAATATCCAGCGCAACGGCAGCTACTCGGTGGTGCCGCGGGTGCCCGGTGGCGACATCAAGCCCGAGCACCTGATCCTGATCGGCCAGATCGCACAGGATTTCGGGCTCTACACCAAGATCACCGGCGGCCAGCGGATCGACATGTTCGGTGCCCGGGTGGACCAGTTGCCGGCGATCTGGAAGCGGCTGGTCGACGCCGGTATGGAGTCGGGTCATGCCTACGGCAAGGCGCTGCGGACGGTGAAGAGCTGCGTCGGTAGCGACTGGTGCCGTTATGGCCAACAGGATTCGGTGCAGCTGGCCATCGACCTCGAACTGCGCTACCGCGGACTGCGGGCACCCCACAAGATCAAGCTCGGCGTTTCGGGCTGCGCACGGGAGTGCGCCGAGGCCCGCGGCAAGGACGTCGGGGTCATCGCCACCGAGCAGGGGTGGAATCTGTACGTCGGCGGCAACGGAGGGATGACCCCCAAGCACGCCCAGTTGCTGGCCGGCGACCTGGACACCGCCACGCTGGTCCGCTACATCGACCGATTCCTCATGTACTACATCCGCACGGCGGACCGGTTGCAGCGGACCGCGCCATGGGTGGAATCACTCGGACTGGACCACGTGCGCGAGGTGGTGTGTGACGACTCGCTGGGACTGGCCGGGGAATTCGAGGCCGCCATCGAACGCCACGTCGCGAACTACGAGTGTGAGTGGAAGGGCGTGCTGGAGGATCCGGACAAGCTCTCCAGGTTCGTCTCGTTCGTCAACGCCCCGGGCGCCGTCGACCCGACGGTGACGTTCACCGAACGTTCCGGGCGCAAAGTGCCGGTGCCCATTGGTATTCCGCGGGTTCGCGGATAG
- the nirD gene encoding nitrite reductase small subunit NirD, whose product MTIVNDIQAWTTACRYDHLIPGRGVGVLLDDGAQAALFRLDDGSVYAIGNIDPFSNAAVLSRGIVGDRAGRAVVQSPILKQAFALDDGSCLDDERVSVPVYPVRVTADGSIQVGRFAARMAA is encoded by the coding sequence ATGACTATCGTCAACGACATCCAGGCGTGGACCACCGCCTGCCGGTACGACCACCTCATTCCGGGACGCGGCGTCGGGGTGCTGCTCGACGACGGCGCGCAGGCCGCGCTGTTCCGGCTCGACGACGGATCGGTGTACGCGATCGGCAACATCGACCCGTTCTCGAATGCGGCGGTGTTGTCCCGCGGCATCGTCGGTGACCGCGCCGGCCGTGCCGTCGTTCAATCACCGATCCTCAAGCAGGCTTTCGCGCTGGACGACGGCTCCTGCCTGGACGACGAGCGGGTTTCGGTGCCGGTCTACCCGGTCCGGGTCACCGCCGACGGCAGTATTCAGGTCGGGCGGTTCGCGGCGCGGATGGCTGCCTAG